The proteins below come from a single Limnobaculum xujianqingii genomic window:
- the mntP gene encoding manganese efflux pump MntP: MNLSATLILAFGMSMDAFAASVGKGAILHKPRFREAFRTGLIFGCIEAITPLIGWGIGLVAGQYVAEWDHWVAFILLFILGCRMIVEGSKQPEADAPKLRRHSFLILVTTAFATSLDAMAVGVGLALLQVNIIHTAMAIGLATMIMATLGMMVGRFIGPILGKRAEIIGGIILIGIGINILLEHLEWVA, from the coding sequence GTGAACCTTTCTGCAACACTTATCCTTGCTTTTGGTATGTCTATGGATGCTTTTGCTGCTTCCGTAGGTAAAGGCGCAATTCTGCATAAACCCCGTTTCAGGGAAGCATTCCGCACAGGACTTATCTTTGGCTGTATTGAAGCCATCACGCCATTAATTGGCTGGGGAATTGGACTGGTCGCGGGCCAGTATGTTGCCGAATGGGATCACTGGGTAGCCTTTATCCTACTGTTCATTTTAGGTTGTCGCATGATTGTTGAAGGTTCGAAGCAGCCTGAAGCGGATGCACCAAAACTACGTCGTCACTCCTTCTTAATTCTTGTTACTACCGCATTTGCAACCAGTCTGGACGCTATGGCGGTTGGTGTTGGCCTCGCCCTGTTGCAGGTTAATATTATTCATACCGCAATGGCAATTGGTCTGGCTACCATGATTATGGCAACGCTGGGAATGATGGTAGGACGTTTTATTGGCCCCATTCTTGGTAAACGCGCCGAGATTATTGGCGGGATCATTCTGATTGGTATCGGTATTAATATCTTGCTTGAACATTTGGAGTGGGTTGCTTAA
- a CDS encoding universal stress protein, translating into MYKSILVPVDIMEDELTRKALEYAVHLAKQSDAKIRLLHVFPMSTSIINSYELGYMELQDKAAVKAKKKLEEISSTIDLPKDRVSYSMSFGSVRDEIVEVTEQIGADLIVIGSKRPNIKTHLLGSNASSIVRYATTSVLIVR; encoded by the coding sequence ATGTACAAATCTATTTTAGTACCCGTAGATATCATGGAAGACGAATTAACCCGCAAAGCATTGGAATACGCGGTGCATTTGGCGAAACAGTCAGACGCTAAAATCCGGCTGCTTCATGTATTTCCCATGTCAACATCCATCATTAATTCTTATGAGTTAGGCTATATGGAGCTGCAAGATAAAGCGGCCGTTAAAGCCAAGAAAAAACTGGAAGAAATCTCATCCACTATCGACCTGCCTAAAGATCGCGTCTCTTATTCAATGAGTTTTGGATCTGTCAGAGATGAGATTGTCGAGGTCACCGAGCAGATCGGCGCTGACTTAATTGTCATTGGCTCCAAACGACCTAATATAAAAACACACTTATTAGGTTCTAATGCTTCCAGTATTGTTCGTTATGCAACCACATCAGTGCTTATTGTAAGGTAA
- a CDS encoding sugar efflux transporter, producing the protein MRSLPASLKQMTDVTSLAFLFIAFLTGIAGALQTPTLSLFLTTEVQTRPVLVGLFYTGSAIIGIIISQMIASYSDKSGDRKMLIIRCCLFGALGCILYAFNRNYFLLLTVGVVLSTFGSTATPQLFALAREHADKTGREAVMFSSILRAQISLAWVIGPPLAFALALGFGFKTMYFSAAIAFVLCSVVVWYALPSMPKAKQATNTPVQAPRQNRQSVLLLFIVSSLMWTCNGMYIINMPLYLISELQLPEKLAGVMMGTAAGLEIPVMLIAGYYAQRLGKRKLMHYAIVAGLLFYIGLFFFTSPWILLILQLLNAIFIGILAGIGMLYFQDLMPGQAGAATTLFTNTVRVGWIVAGSLAGTVAEIWSFHAVFYIAAAMCLAATLCLLKIKVA; encoded by the coding sequence ATGCGATCACTCCCTGCCTCTTTAAAACAAATGACGGATGTCACGTCGCTGGCTTTTCTGTTTATTGCCTTTTTAACTGGTATTGCCGGTGCATTACAGACGCCAACCCTGAGTCTGTTTTTAACCACAGAGGTACAAACTCGCCCGGTTCTGGTCGGCCTGTTCTATACCGGTAGTGCCATCATCGGCATTATTATCAGCCAGATGATCGCCAGCTACTCGGATAAATCTGGCGACCGGAAAATGCTGATAATTCGCTGCTGCTTGTTTGGTGCATTAGGCTGCATTTTATATGCTTTTAACCGCAACTATTTTTTGCTGCTTACCGTTGGCGTGGTGCTATCCACCTTTGGCTCAACGGCAACACCACAGTTATTTGCTCTTGCCAGAGAACATGCAGATAAAACAGGACGAGAAGCGGTAATGTTTAGCTCTATTTTACGGGCTCAAATATCGCTGGCGTGGGTGATTGGCCCGCCATTAGCTTTTGCACTGGCTTTGGGATTTGGTTTTAAAACCATGTATTTCTCTGCCGCTATCGCATTTGTACTCTGTTCTGTAGTGGTTTGGTACGCCTTGCCTTCTATGCCCAAAGCGAAACAGGCAACTAATACCCCGGTTCAGGCCCCGCGCCAGAATCGGCAATCGGTGCTGTTGCTATTTATTGTTAGTTCTTTGATGTGGACCTGTAACGGCATGTATATCATTAATATGCCGCTTTATCTGATTAGTGAATTGCAGCTGCCTGAAAAGCTGGCTGGGGTGATGATGGGAACCGCCGCCGGTTTAGAGATTCCGGTAATGCTGATCGCCGGTTACTACGCCCAGCGATTAGGAAAACGTAAACTCATGCACTACGCCATTGTTGCAGGGTTGCTGTTCTATATCGGGTTATTCTTCTTTACCTCCCCCTGGATATTGCTGATTTTACAGCTACTGAATGCCATTTTTATCGGTATCTTAGCCGGTATTGGCATGCTCTATTTTCAGGATTTGATGCCGGGTCAGGCCGGTGCAGCCACGACATTATTTACCAATACGGTTCGGGTTGGCTGGATTGTTGCAGGATCACTGGCAGGTACCGTAGCAGAGATATGGAGCTTCCACGCTGTCTTCTATATTGCTGCCGCTATGTGTCTGGCAGCAACCCTGTGTTTGCTGAAGATTAAAGTCGCATAA
- a CDS encoding response regulator transcription factor translates to MKQQVIRTLIVDSNQFVCFAISELLKDADCLEVITVTNTTDNIAERVSSLSIDLVLISIDLINSGRDKLVEGIRSVSPDTKIIALVSETSGMNILNAMKYSIDGIIDKTHDIKSLILVSQLVIDGFQCIPKYNLYDDEVKRIDSLSKREYEIFQYISQGMSNKDIGDKINISVKTVSVHRYNIMYKLNIKNSMDLYKLCGLPG, encoded by the coding sequence ATGAAACAACAAGTTATTCGTACATTGATTGTTGACAGTAATCAGTTCGTTTGTTTCGCGATTAGCGAATTACTAAAAGATGCGGATTGTCTTGAGGTAATAACCGTAACCAATACTACGGATAATATTGCTGAACGAGTAAGCAGTTTAAGTATTGATCTGGTTCTAATTAGTATCGACCTGATAAATTCAGGCAGAGATAAACTGGTTGAAGGAATACGCAGCGTAAGCCCGGACACGAAAATTATTGCTTTAGTATCAGAAACCTCCGGCATGAATATTCTTAATGCCATGAAGTATTCCATTGATGGCATTATTGATAAAACACATGACATTAAATCATTAATATTAGTCTCTCAATTGGTCATTGATGGGTTCCAGTGTATTCCTAAATATAACCTTTATGATGATGAAGTTAAACGAATTGACTCATTATCAAAACGAGAATATGAAATATTTCAATATATATCTCAGGGTATGAGTAATAAAGACATCGGTGATAAAATTAATATCAGTGTGAAAACCGTGAGCGTTCACCGCTATAATATTATGTATAAATTAAATATCAAAAACTCAATGGACCTGTATAAGCTCTGTGGTTTACCAGGGTAA
- the ivbL gene encoding ilvB operon leader peptide IvbL, with translation MPSQFTSTLLLTAQPAAVVVVRVVVVVGSAP, from the coding sequence ATGCCATCTCAATTCACTTCGACTCTTCTCCTTACCGCGCAACCTGCCGCGGTGGTCGTCGTGCGTGTGGTGGTGGTCGTCGGCAGTGCGCCGTAA
- a CDS encoding SDR family oxidoreductase has translation MKQQVIKKVALITGASRGIGAAIAERLASDGFSVIINYAGNQVMADELVHQLQLDGAQAIAIQADISDASAVKRLFNEAEAAFGGIDILVNNAGVMALAPVEEMGDADVERLLDINLKGTFYTSREAAKRLKHGGRIINFSSSVVGLLQPGYGMYAATKAGVEALTSVMAKEMRGRNITVNSIAPGPTATELFLNGKSPELVEKLAHLAPLERLGQPEDIASAVSFLAGPDGAWVNGQTLRVNGGII, from the coding sequence ATGAAACAACAGGTTATAAAAAAAGTGGCTTTAATTACCGGAGCATCCCGGGGAATTGGTGCGGCTATTGCAGAACGTCTGGCATCTGATGGTTTTTCTGTGATCATCAACTATGCAGGTAATCAGGTCATGGCGGATGAGTTGGTTCATCAACTGCAATTGGATGGGGCACAGGCCATAGCCATTCAAGCCGATATTAGTGATGCCAGCGCGGTTAAACGTCTGTTTAATGAGGCGGAGGCGGCTTTTGGTGGCATTGATATTCTGGTTAATAACGCTGGGGTGATGGCTTTAGCACCGGTTGAAGAGATGGGTGATGCGGATGTAGAGCGTTTGCTGGATATTAATCTGAAAGGAACGTTTTACACTTCCCGGGAAGCGGCAAAACGGTTAAAACACGGTGGACGGATCATCAATTTTTCCTCATCGGTGGTTGGTTTACTTCAGCCCGGTTATGGTATGTATGCGGCAACCAAAGCGGGAGTAGAGGCGTTGACCAGCGTAATGGCCAAAGAGATGCGCGGTCGTAATATTACCGTGAATAGCATAGCTCCGGGACCGACGGCGACTGAATTATTTCTGAATGGTAAATCCCCGGAGCTGGTTGAGAAACTGGCTCATCTGGCGCCGCTGGAACGTTTGGGGCAGCCAGAAGATATCGCCTCTGCGGTATCGTTTTTAGCCGGGCCGGATGGGGCATGGGTTAATGGACAGACGCTGCGGGTAAATGGTGGCATTATTTAA
- a CDS encoding helix-turn-helix domain-containing protein produces the protein MESGIEERELTNLKRRKYNLLIKQAMKLFEKGAFPTVTELATEAQVSRATAYRYFPTQSDLISAVVDESLKPIILWQPEQTRVEERVNELLSFAYPQMFKHEGALRAALLLSLQQWAEERASLFKSETDDTVDVSIKREKLVRGHRKQILKQVTAPLNDELPADLVEKVNHALSIIYGSEVFMVLKDIWQLENDDVQAVTKWIAKAILNQARADAEQVK, from the coding sequence ATGGAATCTGGTATTGAAGAACGTGAGCTGACCAATTTAAAAAGAAGAAAATATAATCTTCTGATTAAACAGGCCATGAAATTATTTGAAAAGGGTGCTTTTCCAACCGTGACGGAATTGGCCACAGAAGCGCAGGTATCCAGGGCAACAGCCTATCGTTATTTTCCTACTCAAAGCGATCTGATTTCAGCCGTAGTGGATGAAAGTCTTAAACCCATTATTTTGTGGCAGCCAGAACAAACCAGAGTTGAAGAGCGAGTTAATGAGTTACTGAGTTTTGCTTATCCGCAAATGTTTAAACATGAAGGCGCACTGAGAGCAGCATTATTGTTATCTTTGCAACAATGGGCAGAAGAGCGAGCATCGCTGTTTAAATCAGAAACGGATGATACAGTTGATGTATCAATAAAGCGGGAAAAACTGGTCAGAGGGCATCGTAAACAGATCCTTAAGCAAGTAACTGCACCGCTTAATGATGAATTACCTGCGGATCTGGTCGAAAAAGTAAACCACGCATTGTCGATTATTTATGGCTCAGAAGTGTTTATGGTATTAAAAGATATCTGGCAGCTGGAAAATGATGATGTTCAGGCCGTAACGAAATGGATAGCAAAAGCGATACTGAATCAAGCTCGGGCAGATGCAGAACAGGTGAAGTAA
- a CDS encoding diacylglycerol kinase — protein MSKVQATGITRIVNAAGYSRAGLIAAWKNEAAFRQEAILCLAAVAIACWLSVTSVERILLIGSVILVVIVELLNSAIEAVVDRIGAEHHELSGRAKDMGSAAVLITLLLAALVWGGVLLPYGFR, from the coding sequence ATGAGTAAAGTTCAAGCAACAGGCATCACCCGTATTGTTAATGCTGCCGGATATTCCCGCGCCGGGTTGATTGCCGCCTGGAAAAATGAAGCAGCTTTCCGTCAGGAAGCCATTTTGTGTCTGGCCGCAGTAGCGATTGCCTGCTGGCTTAGCGTTACTTCTGTTGAACGAATCTTACTGATTGGCTCGGTGATTCTGGTGGTAATAGTTGAACTACTTAATAGCGCAATTGAAGCTGTGGTAGACAGAATTGGTGCTGAACATCATGAATTATCGGGTCGGGCTAAAGATATGGGATCGGCAGCGGTGTTAATCACTTTATTGCTGGCTGCATTAGTTTGGGGAGGGGTTTTATTACCCTATGGATTTAGATAA
- the eptA gene encoding phosphoethanolamine transferase EptA, whose product MRKVARIKCNDILFVIAVTLFITFIQNTRFFYRAWQIVEPDSLRNILFSASMPVLLFCCLNVIFSLLLLPYLRKPVAIIFILVGAAVNYFMYSFNTVIDGNMTQNALETDLHEALDLFSFKMVLWFTLIGIIPAIIVAWTKITPSRSCWRFVWVRATNIIVSLLVIVLIALFFYKDYAPFFRNNKDMVKLLTPSNVIGSLVKNLSNYIDSRKPFEQIGLDAHKGPLITQQPKKTLLVLVLGETARAENFSLGGYSRNTNPQLSKRDNVTYFDNVSSCGTATAVSVPCMFSNMPRKQYSESTAKHTENVMDILARAKVNVLWRDNDSGCKGVCNRVPYEDVTKLKLPELCKDGACLDDILLYKLDDYINTLDNDGIIVLHQMGSHGPSYHQRYPKEYRQFTPTCDTNDIQDCDVASLRNTYDNTIVYTDAMLDKTISLLQKHQDKFATAMIYLSDHGESLGENGLYLHGTPYAIAPSQQTHVPMLIWTSAEYRQAQKLDEGCLAKEAKQNEFSQDNLFHSLLGIFNIQTTEYQSTLDMFKSCRKTS is encoded by the coding sequence ATGAGAAAAGTTGCCCGGATAAAATGTAACGATATTCTATTTGTTATTGCGGTTACTCTGTTTATCACTTTTATTCAAAATACCCGTTTTTTTTATCGGGCATGGCAGATCGTCGAGCCAGACTCCCTGCGTAACATTCTTTTCTCCGCCTCTATGCCGGTGCTATTATTTTGCTGTCTGAATGTCATCTTTAGCTTATTACTGCTTCCCTATCTCCGTAAGCCGGTCGCTATTATCTTCATTTTAGTCGGTGCTGCCGTTAATTACTTTATGTATAGTTTCAACACGGTTATTGACGGGAATATGACTCAAAATGCGCTGGAAACCGATCTCCATGAGGCCCTTGACCTATTCTCTTTTAAAATGGTGCTGTGGTTTACACTGATTGGCATTATTCCTGCCATCATTGTTGCATGGACAAAGATCACGCCTTCTCGCAGCTGTTGGCGTTTCGTGTGGGTAAGAGCTACCAACATTATCGTTTCACTACTGGTGATTGTACTAATCGCACTGTTTTTCTATAAAGATTACGCACCGTTTTTCCGCAACAATAAAGATATGGTCAAACTGCTTACCCCTTCTAACGTAATTGGCAGTCTGGTAAAAAATCTTTCGAATTATATTGATTCCCGTAAACCATTTGAACAAATTGGCCTTGATGCCCATAAAGGTCCGTTAATTACGCAACAGCCTAAAAAAACCTTACTGGTTCTGGTGTTGGGGGAAACAGCCAGAGCAGAAAACTTCTCTTTGGGCGGTTATTCACGTAATACCAATCCTCAATTATCAAAACGGGATAATGTCACCTATTTTGATAATGTTAGTTCCTGCGGTACGGCCACCGCCGTTTCTGTACCCTGCATGTTCTCCAATATGCCCAGAAAACAGTACAGCGAATCAACCGCTAAACATACTGAAAATGTCATGGATATTCTGGCACGTGCAAAAGTTAACGTGCTGTGGCGCGATAATGACAGCGGGTGTAAAGGGGTATGTAATCGCGTGCCATATGAAGATGTTACTAAATTGAAGTTGCCGGAATTATGTAAAGATGGTGCCTGTCTGGATGATATCCTGTTGTATAAGCTGGATGATTACATCAATACCCTCGACAACGACGGTATTATTGTTTTACATCAGATGGGCAGTCATGGTCCCAGCTATCACCAGCGTTATCCAAAAGAGTATCGTCAGTTTACGCCAACCTGCGATACCAATGACATTCAGGATTGTGACGTAGCCAGCCTGCGTAATACCTACGACAACACCATTGTGTATACCGATGCCATGCTGGACAAAACCATCAGTCTGCTGCAAAAACATCAAGACAAATTTGCTACCGCGATGATTTATCTGTCTGACCATGGTGAATCACTGGGAGAAAATGGTCTGTATCTGCATGGTACTCCTTATGCCATCGCCCCAAGTCAGCAAACTCATGTGCCTATGTTGATATGGACTTCTGCTGAATATCGCCAGGCACAAAAGCTGGATGAGGGGTGTTTAGCCAAAGAGGCAAAACAAAACGAATTCAGCCAGGACAATCTGTTTCACTCTTTGTTGGGCATTTTCAATATTCAGACAACGGAATATCAGTCGACTCTGGATATGTTCAAGAGCTGTCGTAAAACCAGTTAA
- the ilvN gene encoding acetolactate synthase small subunit, giving the protein MSTEQSQQHQIALELIVRNHPGVMSHICGLFARRAFNVEGILCMPLKGDTESRIWLLVQKDQRLSQMVSQVEKLEDVQQVKYSEDLSVFDQLRSFIQ; this is encoded by the coding sequence ATGTCTACAGAACAGTCTCAGCAACATCAAATCGCTTTAGAGCTAATTGTTCGCAACCATCCGGGCGTTATGTCACATATTTGTGGCCTGTTTGCCCGCCGGGCATTTAACGTAGAAGGTATTCTCTGCATGCCATTAAAAGGTGATACAGAAAGTCGTATCTGGCTTTTAGTACAAAAAGACCAACGCCTGTCCCAGATGGTTAGTCAGGTAGAAAAACTGGAAGACGTACAACAGGTCAAATACAGTGAAGATCTAAGCGTATTTGACCAACTAAGAAGTTTTATTCAGTAA
- the dcuC gene encoding anaerobic C4-dicarboxylate transporter DcuC produces the protein MDVPYTVNLLIGAIVAIAVGYYIIKGYSATGVLLIGGLLLLLISISLGRPILAEKASTGFLLTDVFEFMKTLLSNRAADLGMMIMILCGFAAYMTHIGANDMVVKLASHPLKYINSPYILMIAAYFVACLMSLAVSSATGLGVLLMATLFPLMVNVGISRGAATAICASPAAIILSPTSGDVIVAAEASKMGGDKLIEFAFHTTLPISIIAIIAIAITHFFWQRYLDKKENVVSEKLDVSQIKTYAPVAYAILPFLPIIGVLIFSGKISLPFTNEQGVAHVIPNLNIITIIIICMVLTAVIEFLRTFSAKKMFAGLDSAYQAMGDAFVTVVMLLVAAGIFAQGLSSIGFIAGLIQLAESSGGGAMIMMLVLVVITMLAAMATGSGNAPFYAFVEFIPKLADQMGINPAYLVIPMLQASNIGRTMSPVSGVVVATSGMAKISPFEVVKRTSVPMIVGMIVVIVASHFKVPLNL, from the coding sequence ATGGATGTTCCATATACGGTAAACCTACTGATTGGTGCGATTGTTGCCATTGCGGTGGGTTACTACATTATCAAAGGGTATTCTGCTACCGGAGTACTACTGATTGGCGGTCTGTTACTACTATTAATTAGCATCTCTTTAGGTCGCCCGATCCTGGCAGAAAAGGCATCGACCGGATTTCTGCTAACTGACGTTTTTGAATTTATGAAAACGTTATTAAGCAATCGGGCCGCCGATCTTGGCATGATGATTATGATTCTGTGTGGATTTGCTGCTTATATGACACATATTGGCGCAAACGATATGGTGGTTAAGCTGGCCTCCCATCCACTCAAATATATTAACTCCCCTTATATATTGATGATTGCCGCCTATTTCGTCGCTTGTCTGATGTCACTGGCAGTATCATCGGCTACCGGACTGGGCGTGTTATTAATGGCTACTCTGTTCCCATTAATGGTAAATGTGGGAATAAGCCGGGGTGCGGCAACCGCAATTTGTGCCTCTCCTGCTGCGATTATCTTATCCCCGACTTCTGGCGATGTGATTGTCGCGGCTGAAGCCTCTAAAATGGGCGGTGATAAGCTGATTGAATTTGCTTTCCATACCACATTGCCTATTTCCATCATTGCTATTATTGCTATCGCCATTACTCATTTCTTTTGGCAGCGCTATCTGGATAAAAAAGAGAATGTCGTTAGCGAAAAGCTGGATGTCTCACAAATTAAAACCTATGCACCTGTGGCTTACGCTATTTTGCCATTCCTGCCAATTATCGGTGTATTAATCTTCTCCGGGAAAATCAGCCTGCCGTTCACTAATGAACAAGGTGTTGCCCACGTTATTCCTAATCTGAACATTATTACCATCATTATTATCTGTATGGTGCTAACGGCAGTTATTGAGTTCTTACGCACTTTCAGTGCCAAGAAGATGTTTGCCGGTTTAGACTCAGCCTATCAGGCAATGGGTGATGCCTTTGTGACTGTGGTTATGCTGTTAGTGGCTGCGGGAATTTTTGCTCAAGGGCTAAGTTCTATCGGGTTTATTGCTGGCCTGATTCAGTTAGCTGAATCTTCTGGTGGCGGTGCCATGATCATGATGCTGGTTCTGGTGGTTATCACTATGTTGGCCGCCATGGCAACGGGTTCTGGTAATGCGCCGTTTTATGCCTTCGTGGAATTCATTCCTAAGCTGGCGGACCAAATGGGCATCAACCCGGCGTATCTGGTTATTCCTATGCTACAGGCATCAAATATCGGGCGCACCATGTCTCCGGTATCGGGCGTGGTGGTTGCTACCTCAGGGATGGCAAAAATATCACCGTTTGAAGTAGTTAAACGTACATCAGTACCGATGATTGTTGGTATGATCGTGGTTATTGTTGCCTCTCACTTTAAAGTGCCGCTAAACCTGTAG
- the ilvB gene encoding acetolactate synthase large subunit encodes MATSGMPHQRTRFTGAELIVYLLERQGITTVAGIPGGAALPLYDALGQSTIIHHVLARHEQGAGFIAQGMARSTGKAAVCISSSGPGATNLVTAIADAKLDSVPLVCITGQVASSMIGTDAFQEVDTYGISIPITKHNYLVRDISELPKIMCDAFRIAESGRPGPVWIDIPKDVQTATIELSELPPIPVPDQPPMFDTALVAQAAEMINQAKRPVLYLGGGIICADAHKQAIELAERANLPTTMTLMALGTLPAEHPLSLGMLGMHANRSTNLILQESDLLIVMGARFDDRAIGKAEQFCPNAKIIHVDIDRAELSKIRQPQIAIHADVGQVLEQLLPQISAQPRDEWIKTVNQFRQQYPVQMPDADNPLSHYGLVLAAARAVDCEAVITTDVGQHQMWVAQAYPLCRHRQWLTSGGLGTMGFGLPAAIGAALADRNRKVLCFSGDGSLMMNIQEMATAVEHNLDVKIILMNNQALGLVHQQQTLFYQERIFAAAYPYRTDFIKIAAGFGMDTCDLNAEQDPEAALAEAIRRPGPCLIHALIDINQKVFPMVPPGAANIEMVGA; translated from the coding sequence ATGGCCACTTCGGGTATGCCACATCAACGAACCCGTTTTACGGGTGCTGAGTTAATTGTTTATTTACTGGAACGTCAAGGGATCACGACGGTCGCAGGCATTCCTGGAGGTGCAGCGTTACCACTGTATGATGCACTGGGGCAAAGTACCATTATTCATCATGTGCTGGCTCGTCATGAACAAGGTGCAGGCTTTATTGCACAGGGAATGGCGCGTTCTACCGGTAAAGCTGCGGTTTGTATTTCATCCAGCGGTCCCGGTGCTACCAATCTGGTCACTGCCATTGCCGATGCCAAATTAGATTCCGTTCCGCTAGTCTGTATTACCGGTCAGGTTGCTTCCAGCATGATAGGTACTGATGCCTTTCAGGAAGTAGACACCTACGGCATTTCAATTCCTATCACTAAACATAACTATCTGGTACGGGATATTAGTGAATTGCCAAAGATTATGTGCGATGCATTCCGTATTGCTGAATCTGGCCGCCCTGGCCCGGTATGGATTGATATTCCTAAAGACGTTCAAACCGCCACTATTGAGCTGAGCGAACTACCACCCATTCCGGTGCCCGATCAACCTCCAATGTTCGATACGGCTCTGGTAGCTCAGGCCGCAGAAATGATTAATCAGGCGAAGCGCCCGGTATTGTATTTGGGCGGCGGTATTATTTGTGCTGATGCCCATAAACAGGCGATAGAGCTGGCGGAGCGTGCTAACTTACCAACCACCATGACATTAATGGCACTGGGTACCTTGCCCGCTGAGCATCCATTATCTTTGGGCATGCTGGGGATGCATGCTAATCGTAGTACTAACCTGATTCTACAAGAATCGGATCTGTTGATTGTTATGGGCGCACGCTTTGACGATCGCGCTATTGGTAAAGCAGAGCAATTCTGTCCAAATGCCAAAATCATTCATGTGGATATCGATCGTGCTGAATTGAGCAAGATACGCCAACCTCAAATTGCTATTCATGCAGATGTTGGTCAGGTTTTAGAGCAGTTATTACCTCAAATTAGCGCACAACCACGCGACGAATGGATTAAAACTGTTAACCAGTTCCGCCAACAATACCCGGTTCAAATGCCGGATGCCGATAATCCATTAAGCCATTACGGATTGGTACTGGCTGCCGCCCGGGCAGTAGACTGTGAAGCAGTTATTACTACCGATGTGGGTCAGCATCAAATGTGGGTAGCTCAGGCTTACCCTCTGTGCCGCCATCGTCAATGGTTAACATCAGGTGGGTTGGGCACTATGGGCTTTGGTTTACCGGCTGCTATCGGTGCCGCACTGGCAGATCGTAACCGTAAGGTTTTATGCTTCTCCGGAGATGGCAGCCTGATGATGAATATTCAGGAAATGGCAACTGCGGTTGAACATAATCTGGATGTAAAAATTATTCTGATGAATAATCAGGCGTTAGGACTGGTTCACCAACAGCAAACGCTGTTTTATCAGGAGCGTATTTTTGCTGCAGCTTACCCTTATCGTACCGACTTTATTAAAATTGCCGCTGGTTTTGGCATGGATACCTGCGATCTGAACGCCGAACAAGATCCGGAAGCCGCTCTGGCAGAAGCCATTCGTCGCCCTGGCCCTTGTCTGATTCACGCGCTAATCGATATTAACCAGAAAGTTTTCCCGATGGTACCACCAGGTGCCGCTAACATCGAAATGGTTGGAGCTTAA